One genomic window of Glycine max cultivar Williams 82 chromosome 16, Glycine_max_v4.0, whole genome shotgun sequence includes the following:
- the LOC102660613 gene encoding uncharacterized protein, whose protein sequence is MSDMQKGLIPALQEVMPGAPHRFCVLHLWKNFTKQWKSKELKGIVWQCAKSTTVAEFEGHMAHLKTINCQAWEYLNKWPKQAWTKAHFSTIPKVDNICNNTCEVFNSRILQYRCKPIITMLEEIRSYIMRTMAARKVKLSGKPGPLCLVQYKRLEKEFHFANQWTPIWCGDNMGLRYEVHMWGNKVEVNLGEWTCTCGVWQLTGMPCRHAIATITHKGGKPEDMCHEWLSIEAYNKTYQHFIEPVQGPQYWAQTQYTHPVPPHKKVQRGRPKKNRRRSVDEDNVTGHKLKRKLAEFTCGRCGQTNHNIRSCKNIGVPVRPKKYVAPSTSNEDDHLLSQDEQALNEAEEAAAHVQQDPMEINLSRLICHKIVTWSLWSLQLLFHQ, encoded by the exons ATGTCAGACATGCAAAAG GGACTTATTCCAGCTTTACAGGAAGTCATGCCTGGTGCACCTCATAGATTTTGTGTCTTGCATCTTTGGAAAAATTTTACAAAGCAATGGAAAAGCAAGGAACTTAAAGGAATTGTGTGGCAATGTGCAAAATCCACTACTGTTGCTGAGTTTGAAGGCCATATGGCCCATTTGAAGACAATCAACTGCCAGGCTTGGGAGTATTTGAATAAATGGCCCAAACAAGCATGGACAAAAGCCCACTTCAGTACAATACCCAAGGTGGACAATATATGCAACAACACTTGTgaggtattcaattccagaattcTGCAGTATAGATGCAAGCCTATTATCACAATGCTTGAAGAAATTAGAAGTTATATCATGAGAACCATGGCTGCCCGCAAGGTTAAACTTTCTGGAAAACCTGGACCATTATGTCTAGTGCAGTATAAAAGACTAGAAAAAGAATTCCATTTTGCTAATCAATGGACTCCCATTTGGTGTGGTGATAACATGGGCCTGAGATATGAGGTCCACATGTGGGGGAATAAGGTTGAGGTCAATTTAGGTGAATGGACATGCACTTGTGGAGTATGGCAACTAACAG GGATGCCATGCCGACATGCCATTGCAACAATAACTCACAAAGGAGGGAAGCCTGAGGACATGTGTCATGAGTGGCTGTCAATAGAAGCTTATAATAAGACATACCAGCATTTTATTGAACCAGTCCAAGGACCACAATATTGGGCCCAGACACAGTATACACACCCTGTTCCACCACATAAAAAGGTCCAAAGAGGAAGgccaaagaaaaatagaaggagATCTGTAGATGAGGACAATGTCACAGGACATAAGCTAAAGAGGAAATTGGCTGAGTTTACATGTGGAAGGTGTGGCCAAACCAATCATAACATTAGAAGCTGTAAAAATATTGGAGTTCCTGTTAGGCCAAAGAAATATGTTGCACCATCAACTTCAAATGAGGATGACCACCTATTATCTCAAGATGAACAAGCTTTGAATGAGGCTGAAGAAGCTGCTGCTCATGTTCAACAAGATCCGATGGAGATTAATTTATCTCGCCTCATTTGTCACAAGATAGTGACATGGAGTTTATG GTCCCTGCAACTATTGTTCCACCAATAG
- the LOC102660738 gene encoding uncharacterized protein, with translation MNDNITLVLHHGGRFTPRASDGKVEYIGGEFDVWEDISADCLNAFILYDLVKACKKYSNIGECFWLIDKDLDFNHGLRSCTTDGDILHLVRDAFENENEINVYFHHEVDPILEEVPQMLYLECDPIRKAVENEDDLDDVPVAGHEEDVGAGEQTDAGEQMDAGKQRDGGEQRDTDAGEQRDGSEQRDTDAGEQRDGSEQRDAEAGEERDADGEERDVADSEEEKEVDSDETDAEWFINFSCMLNEVEAEVETDGYHSEELNIPISSDDEDEDVEVYPQYSQSSGVGEQKLELGMEFGTLDEFKSALREYSILMGREFKWKKNDKQRARAKCKKAFCDWEIYCAKNEVRNSFQIKTFKHNHNCCREVNNKQANRQWVVSKLEGKLRMQPTLKCVEALEYFKQEFGVHIEVTKMWRAMKEAKQLVEGNERK, from the exons CACTCCACGTGCCAGTGATGGAAAGGTTGAATATATAGGCGGAGAATTTGACGTTTGGGAGGATATATCTGCAGATTGCCTGAATGCATTTATCTTATATGATTTGGTGAAAGCTTGTAAGAAGTATAGTAATATAGGAGAATgtttttggttgattgataAGGACTTAGATTTTAATCATGGGTTAAGGAGTTGTACAACTGATGGAGATATATTACACTTAGTTAGGGATGCttttgaaaatgagaatgagataaatgtttattttcatcatgAAGTAGATCCAATTTTAGAAGAAGTCCCACAAATGTTGTACTTGGAATGTGATCCAATTCGAAAAGCTGTTGAGAATGAGGATGATTTAGATGATGTACCTGTTGCTGGCCATGAGGAAG ATGTTGGTGCTGGAGAGCAGACAGATGCTGGTGAGCAGATGGATGCTGGTAAGCAGAGGGATGGTGGTGAGCAGAGGGATACTGATGCTGGTGAGCAAAGAGATGGTAGTGAGCAGAGGGATACTGATGCTGGTGAGCAAAGAGATGGTAGTGAGCAGAGGGATGCTGAAGCTGGTGAGGAGAGAGATGCTGATGGTGAAGAGAGAGATGTTGCTGATAGTGAGGAGGAAAAGGAAGTTGACAGTGATGAGACAGATGCTGAGTGGTTTATAAATTTCTCTTGTATGTTGAATGAAGTTGAAGCTGAAGTTGAGACAGACGGTTATCATTCAGAGGAGCTTAATATCCCCATTAgtagtgatgatgaagatgaggatgttgaAGTTTATCCTCAATATAGTCAAAGTAGTGGAGTTGGTGAACAGAAGTTGGAATTAGGGATGGAGTTTGGTACTCTAGATGAATTTAAATCTGCCTTGAGGGAGTATAGCATATTGATGGGCAGGGAGTTCAAGTGGAAGAAGAATGATAAACAGAGGGCTAGAGCAAAATGCAAGAAGGCATTTTGTGATTGGGAAATCTATTGTGCAAAGAATGAAGTTAGAAACTCTTTTCAGATAAAGACATTTAAGCATAACCATAATTGCTGCAGAGAAGTGAACAACAAACAAGCAAATAGACAGTGGGTGGTCAGTAAACTTGAGGGCAAACTCAGAATGCAGCCAACCCTTAAATGTGTTGAAGCTTTGGAATATTTCAAGCAAGAGTTTGGAGTGCACATTGAAGTTACAAAGATGTGGAGAGCCATGAAAGAAGCAAAGCAATTAGTGGAAGGGAATGAGAGGAAATAA